A region of Mycolicibacterium brumae DNA encodes the following proteins:
- a CDS encoding dihydrofolate reductase — protein MLSLIWAQAVPSGVIGRDGDIPWRLPEDLAHFKELTVGHTVVMGRRTWESLPASVRPLPGRRNVVLTRAPDYRADGAEVLTSLADALDDDAWVMGGAEIYRLALPLATRCEVTEVDLDLPARAGDALAPRLDESWTCVAGDWRCSAAGLRHRFLSYRR, from the coding sequence GTGCTCAGCCTGATCTGGGCCCAGGCCGTCCCGTCCGGGGTGATCGGCCGCGACGGCGACATCCCATGGCGGCTGCCGGAGGACCTGGCCCACTTCAAGGAGCTCACCGTCGGGCACACCGTGGTGATGGGCCGGCGGACCTGGGAGTCGCTGCCCGCCTCGGTGCGCCCGCTGCCCGGCCGGCGCAATGTGGTGCTCACCCGGGCGCCCGACTATCGCGCCGACGGCGCGGAGGTGCTGACCTCCCTCGCTGATGCGCTCGACGACGACGCCTGGGTGATGGGCGGCGCCGAGATCTACCGGCTCGCGCTGCCACTGGCGACCCGGTGCGAGGTCACCGAGGTCGACCTCGACCTGCCGGCCCGCGCCGGCGACGCGCTGGCCCCGCGCCTCGACGAATCCTGGACTTGCGTCGCGGGGGACTGGCGCTGCAGCGCCGCAGGCCTGCGGCACCGGTTCCTGAGCTACCGGCGGTGA